The nucleotide sequence GCTTTTAACTTCGCCACCGTCCGCGGCAAAAACAACCTGGGCGTTCATCAAGCCCAAATAAATCGCAGTAGCTCCAGTAGTTGCTAACGCTTTTACTTTGCTGAACTTCATGTTATTCCTCCTTCCTATCGTCTTCTGATGTTCGTAATTGAATTTGTTCTGCTTGCGTTTCTTCTGGTTCACGCTGATAGAACTTGTTCAATTGTTCCTCGGCAATTTGCTGGCTTGGTAACGGATCAGTGGCTAATTTGACGCGACCATTTTCACTTGTGGCTAAGTAGTATTCTTTTTCAGACTGACCAAGTTCTTGCGTTTCCAAAACATGTAGATTATGTTCGTAACGTCCTAATGCGTTATCAACTTCCAACCCATAAAAACCAAGAAAGCCTTCTAAAAAACTTTCACCAAAAAAGGTCATTTCATTTTTAATTTGCTTATATTGATGAGTTGGCTTATCACTAACTAGCTTTTCAGTTTTTTTGGCGTTCTTGCTGTCTTGATGACGATTAAACCAACTACTGATTTTTAATGGGTCGGTCTTAATCTGACGCTTAACGGTATTTTTGATTAATGCTTTCCGTACCTCGTCAATTGGTTTACCTTCCTGTTTCAATCGGTCTTGTAACTTGTCTTGATCCGCCAATTCTTGTTCGTCTTTAACCACGATAGCTTTCTGGCCATTATGAATTAGCTTGCCATTAATGCCCTGCCAGCTTTCTACTTTCATTGGATCACCTCCTTATATTGTTTGTTGGGTTAGAAATATTAAACAACTAGCTTTCCCCTAACCCGCCCGGTAAAATGGATTGTTAGGAGGGTGACACCTAGAAGTTGCGATTCTAGGTGCTGATCCCCGTTAGCACTACTATTGCTGACGAGGACGCCCTCTTTTTTTATGTGATCTCTGATCCATTCAATTCCTTGTGCTGATATTAGTTTGCTTTTGCCACCCTCCATAATCATATTTTTGGGTACTTCGCCCTTATGACGGCGTAGCCATAAACTTACATAAGAACGACTGCGGCCTAACTTTTGGCTAGCTTGACCAAGGTTATACCATTCTTCTTTTGACACATCTTTTACCCTCCTTTCTTTAACCTATGGCTCTATTATATCGCTAAATGTACTCATTGTGTTCATTTAATTTTACATTTAGATTACAAGTGCATGCCCCCATCTTCATGCCGGTTTCGAGTTTGGTGTTGCCGTTGCTTTTTCGTCATTTCCCACTCGGTTTCTTTCAGTCCACGTTCTTGCTTTTGCCGTTGGTAATCTTCATCACGAGCATATAGAACAGTCATGATCGCATCACTAAAGGCCGTCTTTAAGTAATAGGCTGGACTAACTGGCTTATAATTTAGCGGTTGATAATGCCCCATATTTGCTTTTCTGTACTGGTCGTCCTTGGCTTGTTGCCCTTTTAACTGCTTTTGGATTTTCTCGATCTGACTGTTCTTAATCGTCGGATCGGCTTTGCATTCGCCAAAAAAGAGTTGTTTAGTGCCATCATGCTTTAAAACCCGTTGTAAGTGATGATTTTCTAACTGATCTAAGCTAAGCTGTCCCGATAAATAAGCTAGTCCTTGTTGATGTTCTTGGGGACTGAACACCTGTGGTGGATTTGCTTGCCACTGTTCAATTGTTTCAGCCTGACATGGCTTTAAAGCAGGATCATAGTACATCACGGCTGTATAGGCTTGTTCCTGTTTAGTCATTGGTAATTCATCTAAATCGCCTTTGGGAAAGGCCCTTTTCAATACTTCATGGTATTGCGTTTTAATGACTTGCTTAACGGCCATGATTGTTCGCAATTCTTTGACTGCGCGAGTAATCTTTTGCTGCTCGGTTGGTGAATACTTTTCTAGTAGACCTTGATCAACGTGTTCTAGACTTTCTAAGCTATCATCATGAATCATCAGCGTATATTTAAGCTCGATTTTGACTTCCTTTTCTTGTTGCATTAATAACTTAAAACCAACGTATGGCCGCTTAGTAAAGGTCAATAATTGTTGGGTCAACAAATCATCACGAATGTTCATTAAACGTTCGTTTAATTCACTACCCTTGAAAACTGTTTGTTCGCTATCGGTTTCCTTAATTAATTCCCGTCGTTCAGCCGCGGTTGTCTGTTCAAAATCAAGCTCTGGATAAAGTTTTTTAGTCGTGCGATCAACCACTTTATTTAAGAGTTCATCTGCTTTTTTGAGTGAGCTTTCTTGTTGGTTAATCGTCAATAATTGCTTAGTGACATCTTCACCAACAGCGTGCTTAATTAAGGTACTGTTTTTCCAATTAAATAGCATGCGCCGCTTATCATCTAAACTTTCCAAACTAATATAAGTTTTCAGTTCGTGGCTTA is from Companilactobacillus alimentarius DSM 20249 and encodes:
- a CDS encoding nicking enzyme TraA protein produces the protein MVKELSHELKTYISLESLDDKRRMLFNWKNSTLIKHAVGEDVTKQLLTINQQESSLKKADELLNKVVDRTTKKLYPELDFEQTTAAERRELIKETDSEQTVFKGSELNERLMNIRDDLLTQQLLTFTKRPYVGFKLLMQQEKEVKIELKYTLMIHDDSLESLEHVDQGLLEKYSPTEQQKITRAVKELRTIMAVKQVIKTQYHEVLKRAFPKGDLDELPMTKQEQAYTAVMYYDPALKPCQAETIEQWQANPPQVFSPQEHQQGLAYLSGQLSLDQLENHHLQRVLKHDGTKQLFFGECKADPTIKNSQIEKIQKQLKGQQAKDDQYRKANMGHYQPLNYKPVSPAYYLKTAFSDAIMTVLYARDEDYQRQKQERGLKETEWEMTKKQRQHQTRNRHEDGGMHL